A DNA window from Naumovozyma dairenensis CBS 421 chromosome 7, complete genome contains the following coding sequences:
- the NDAI0G03680 gene encoding uncharacterized protein (similar to Saccharomyces cerevisiae YDR249C; ancestral locus Anc_8.483), with the protein MLSEGPQLKMLTLQDLPVHIIQKVFVLSGNGTAMPILNKTFYNCLRPTDALVNTFFWENFTYDLSRAPLLEEHEKTHMPLAHIETLFDYPMFRNYITVHYDSVFDQNDIFFINERQYKMITENVDDRWLKTLEHVRNEISKGGNDNDWWYNILYGLDFYDSSWLPLTVRKNMELLFVSDAYADTIFQIFNYDGESGYRFVPFIVEWFVNADHTFTMNDLFAMIDFAQYAALDSFMHGELDETLEYIMTGYNMRHFVKNFKESNDNEYESYDDYRVSFMKSLLAHYCCIPETGPMHSYACEDECPVLYSLIYADNDTTSFLKQLYLEFAKRELWIPALQVRFSRDEHHLGSDSPGCYNGKHYKMMS; encoded by the coding sequence caattttgaataaaacaTTTTATAATTGTCTTCGACCAACGGATGCATTGGTAAATACTTTCTTTTGGGAGAATTTCACTTACGATTTATCGAGGGCTCCATTGTTAGAAGAGCATGAAAAGACTCACATGCCACTTGCTCATATTGAAACTTTATTTGACTATCCAATGTTTAGAAATTACATCACAGTTCATTACGACTCTGTATTTGATCAAAATGatatcttctttatcaatGAACGCCAATATAAAATGATAACAGAAAATGTCGATGATAGATGGTTGAAAACTCTCGAACACGTAAGAAATGAAATCTCCAAAGGCggaaatgataatgattgGTGGTATAACATACTTTACGGTTTAGATTTTTATGACTCTAGTTGGCTTCCATTAACcgtaagaaaaaatatggaattaTTGTTCGTTTCTGACGCATATGCTGATAcaatattccaaattttcaaCTATGATGGTGAATCTGGATATCGCTTTGTACCTTTTATAGTAGAATGGTTTGTAAATGCCGACCATACTTTTACAATGAATGACCTCTTCGCGATGATTGACTTTGCGCAATACGCAGCACTTGATTCGTTTATGCATGGAGAATTGGATGAGACCttggaatatattatgACAGGTTATAATATGCGtcattttgtaaaaaatttcaaagagagcaatgataatgaatatgaaagTTACGATGACTATAGAGTAAGCTTTATGAAGTCACTCTTAGCGCATTACTGCTGTATCCCTGAAACGGGGCCCATGCATTCTTATGCATGTGAAGATGAATGTCCAGTATTATATAGTTTAATATATGCAGACAATGATACAACATCCTTTCTGAAACAACTGTATCTTGAGTTCGCAAAAAGGGAACTTTGGATACCTGCATTACAGGTTAGGTTTAGTAGAGATGAGCATCATTTAGGTAGCGATTCTCCCGGTTGCTATAATGGTAAACACTATAAAATGATGAGTTAA
- the SPT20 gene encoding Spt20p (similar to Saccharomyces cerevisiae SPT20 (YOL148C); ancestral locus Anc_3.2) yields the protein MNANSANDGHHSFGIPVNSPGNQSPPSNISSPPSTIPSNNVAGAMSIPQGNIGAPVNPETRKAMLMQQQKLQQQKQRLLLQQQQQQALHNFENQFYQLLMTINKRPKRIYNFVEDTDSILKKYEQYRPSFEFHIYENNYKICAPANTRLQQQQRSPEISNGGLVLNKNNETLKEFLEYVARGRIPEAIMEVLKDSNIQFYEGNLILQVYDHTNTVDIKPNETKQQQQQQQQQQQQQQQPNQPQSLNATSQNQNIKQESNVQSSPPVSNNAVNKQQSPAQSSPSSTQNQQHQQQQQPTIKRPRVYRTLLRPNDLTNYYDMMSYADYTRFSDGVYQQLESEILSLTKRNLNLSVPLNPYEHKDKLEDELFTEPYWDSKESKIIHTYREECKLDGTKGQVGHIEEHEESPQHSSNYEQLMLIMSERTSTTTNSTFAITLAKNSSKANAGINTANASSKGNNNTSKASSISASNSGASGGLLSASNSSNSVSANQVSISAAGTNVANENNQFSRLKFIEQWKIAKEKRKLQQQQQFMNNNKNNSQNRPTSVIGSAAAGSAMATPFNAKISMTAPSSAQGQQQQKNQKQPGKGTKRGAGNKSASDTPKPKKPRKNKENTNTNTIRVQMQMVALPPPLPLQLRLQNRQLLRRKELLRRNNQLNQSYSNSNSDKQEHLLRCHHRRMARIYQHKLFMRLYILLYIYVMSVAEIWEMIFTCKQEQQQQQQHNTIIIYTCSDMSHIYFYVVRTCALK from the coding sequence ATGAATGCAAATTCTGCTAACGATGGACATCATTCCTTCGGTATACCTGTCAACAGTCCAGGTAATCAAAGTCCTCCATCGAATATAAGCTCACCTCCTTCAACTATTCCAAGTAATAACGTAGCAGGTGCAATGTCTATACCTCAAGGTAACATTGGAGCACCTGTGAATCCCGAAACAAGGAAGGCAATGTTAATGCAACAACAAAAGCTTCAACAGCAGAAACAACGATTGTTacttcaacaacaacagcagcaagCCTTacataattttgaaaaccAGTTTTACCAATTATTGATGACAATAAATAAGAGGCCTAAACGAATTTACAATTTTGTGGAAGATACTGATTcaatcttgaaaaaatatgaacaATATCGTCCAAGTTTTGAATTCCATATTTATGAAAACAATTATAAAATTTGTGCCCCAGCAAATACCAgattacaacaacaacaaagatCCCCTGAAATATCCAACGGTGGTTTGgtattaaataaaaataatgaaacttTAAAGGAATTCTTGGAATATGTCGCAAGAGGTAGAATCCCAGAAGCAATTATGGAAGTCTTAAAAGATAGTAACATTCAATTTTATGAAGGaaatttaattcttcaagtTTATGATCATACAAATACAGTGGATATCAAACCAAACGAAACGaagcaacagcaacagcagcaacagcagcaacagcaacagcaacaacaaccgAACCAACCTCAGTCATTAAATGCTACCTCTCAGAATCAAAACATCAAACAAGAATCTAATGTTCAATCGTCGCCTCCAGTATCAAATAACGCAgtaaataaacaacaatCTCCTGCACAATCGTCACCATCATCCACTCAAAATCAACAGCAccagcagcaacaacagccAACTATAAAACGACCTAGAGTATATAGAACATTACTTAGACCGAATGATTTGACAAATTATTACGATATGATGTCATATGCAGATTATACAAGATTTTCAGACGGTGTCTATCAACAATTAGAATCAGAAATACTATCGTTAACAAAACGtaatttaaatctttcagTCCCATTGAATCCATATGAACataaagataaattagaagatgaattatttactGAACCATATTGGGACTCCAAGGAAAgtaaaataatacataCTTACAGAGAAGAATGTAAATTAGATGGAACAAAGGGACAAGTTGGTCACATTGAAGAACATGAAGAATCACCTCAACATTCATCAAACTACGAACAATTGATGTTGATTATGAGTGAAAGGACATCAACTACTACAAATTCAACTTTTGCCATAACATTAGCtaaaaattcttcaaaggCCAATGCTGGTATTAATACAGCAAATGCTTCTTCGAAAGGCAATAATAACACGTCAAAGGCTAGCAGTATATCGGCAAGTAATTCTGGCGCTTCCGGTGGTCTGTTATCAgcatcaaattcatcaaacTCAGTAAGTGCGAACCAAGTATCCATCAGTGCAGCGGGTACTAATGTCGCgaatgaaaataatcaattcaGTAGAttaaaattcattgaaCAATGGAAAATAGCTAAAGAGAAGAGGAaattacaacaacagcaacaatttatgaataataataaaaataactCTCAAAATAGACCTACATCTGTGATAGGGTCTGCTGCTGCTGGAAGTGCTATGGCAACACCATTTAATGCCAAGATTTCAATGACAGCACCTTCTTCAGCTCAAGgccaacaacaacaaaagaatcaaaaacaaCCCGGGAAAGGTACCAAACGTGGTGCTGGAAATAAATCTGCAAGTGATACACCAAAGCCAAAGAAACCTCgtaaaaacaaagaaaatacaaatacaaatacgATACGAGTTCAAATGCAGATGGTAGCGCTACCACCACCACTACCACTGCAGCTGCGTCTACAAAATCGGCAGCTCctaagaagaaaagagtTACTAAGAAGAAACAACCAGCTCAACCAAAGCtacagcaacagcaacagcgACAAACAGGAACACCTGCTCCGCTGCCACCATCGTCGAATGGCCAGGATTTACCAACATAAGTTATTTATgagattatatatattactatatatatatgttatGAGCGTCGCGGAAATATGGGAAATGATTTTTACCTGTAagcaagaacaacaacaacagcaacaacataataccattattatttatacGTGTTCAGACATGTCacatatttatttctaCGTTGTACGTACATGCGCTTTAAAGTAA
- the PEX11 gene encoding Pex11p (similar to Saccharomyces cerevisiae PEX11 (YOL147C); ancestral locus Anc_3.3): MPDATIVLHPTITHLVKFLDTTAGREKVLRLLQYLCRVIALNQKSPLAKGLQMEFTMIRKLLRFLKPLNHLQLASKFLVMTSGKDEDFIIKYCNVLKNLFFAIYLSLDQVNLFRLLKLIPVTPFTGQKVPRWANFFWLFALVSGIVMDLRKIQTTEIQLRNELFAKKSEQSTTQVAGKTVPSPSFDKTKLKIITKEKYAAVRRLVWDCADSFIVLNNLNYLKSRDDYVGMAGVVTSLFGLQDLWKAAVPSK; the protein is encoded by the coding sequence ATGCCAGACGCAACAATTGTTCTACATCCAACAATCACGCACCTCGTGAAGTTCTTAGACACTACAGCAGGTAGAGAAAAGGTACTAAGGCTCTTACAATATCTATGTAGGGTCATCGCATTAAACCAGAAATCTCCCCTAGCCAAAGGGTTACAAATGGAATTCACTATGATTAGGAAGTTGTTACGTTTTCTAAAACCATTGAACCATCTACAATTAGCCTCCAAATTTCTAGTAATGACTAGTggtaaagatgaagatttcatcatcaagtATTGtaatgttttgaaaaacttGTTTTTCGCCATCTATTTAAGTTTGGATCAAGTTAACCTTTTCAgattattaaaattgattCCAGTGACTCCATTTACTGGCCAAAAAGTTCCTCGTTGGGCTAATTTTTTCTGGCTTTTTGCCTTGGTTAGCGGGATTGTTATGGATTTGAGGAAAATTCAAACCActgaaattcaattaaGAAATGAATTGTTCGCAAAGAAATCAGAACAATCAACAACACAAGTGGCAGGAAAGACTGTTCCTTCTCCTTCATTTGATAAgacaaaattgaaaattattaccaagGAGAAATATGCAGCTGTTAGAAGATTGGTATGGGATTGTGCTGATTCATTTATTgtattgaataatttgaattatttgaaaagtaGAGATGATTATGTAGGTATGGCTGGTGTTGTCACATCGTTATTCGGTCTACAAGATTTATGGAAGGCTGCAGTTCCTTCTAAATGA
- the CTR9 gene encoding Ctr9p (similar to Saccharomyces cerevisiae CTR9 (YOL145C); ancestral locus Anc_3.5): MSVTPASTPAPTMAAVAAYPSMEWATTLDIPLKASEELVSIDLLTDLPDDPSDLRTLLVEESASREHWLTIACSYVNQGRIDAGIELIKMALQVDHFVDSKIDMGHFYTFLTWCHLKKCKLVSRTIEEKFKYLNEAENCLKEAIGINPTWVCNMLATVDLYYQRGHYDKALETCDLFVKGLQQDVTNLATTNASPNCMFLLLRAKLLFRKKNFMASLKLFQELLVNNPVLKPDPRIGIGACFWQLKDYKMAINAWERSLELDPTNKNSKVLCLLGKFHKTLIDSGNDDEFKDNFKDAMIDLSNIYQTENGKENPVLLTLLQSYYYYKGDYKKILNIYEERIKPISSIVTDTILSESTLWCGRAYYALNDYRQAFAMFQESLKKNEDNLLSKLGLGQTQIKTNLLEESVLTFENIYKTNENIQELNYILGLLYAGKCLDKKDSRNNQKNDTEKKNASNKELSIMNSKAIKYLEKYIKSTNSKRNQLVIPRAYFVISQLYESTNQYKQSLEYLIKALEEVKFVKNGRIDDVPIELLNNLGSFYYMNGDMIKTKEYFQLAKEKLTSGSSLSSSTENESTLITVNYNIARSLESEPENITKAQELYEDILSKHPNYISAKIRNLFYKYLNHVEDPKMIENEMESLNDNNESNLEIRSFYSWFLKKNTTTQKREEKQTSYNKDTLVKYDSHDLYALISLGNLYCIIGRECRKNVKEQEKSKHSYLKSIQLFQKVLQIDPMNVFAAQGIAIIFAESKRLGPALEILRKVRDSIDNEDVHINLANCLLEMREFNKAIENYDLILKKFPKISNKSHILNLLAKTWYSRGLKEKKIEFFFKALVNTEDAIKFENVKETKNERFLSILKFNVALLNFQIAETLRRSNVKERRIKDLQKSVKGLDDAINILKELNVSKDFNIIPKEELEQRIQLGETTMKNVLERCLMEQEQYERDQKNKLLEARKLLEEQELKVKEQLSKEEEEKRLKLEKQTEEYKRLQDEAQKLIQERESLLVEEDNVSDKAFSGDEDEASNKKPKRKRKRAATATTNGESGKKPKQKRQKKSRGVISDDESEEEEEAKLTADEDEDDAIVSRRGKKSTLSNEMVDESDEESDIEDDEEDKDDGNDGLF, translated from the coding sequence ATGAGTGTTACACCAGCATCCACACCTGCTCCGACAATGGCGGCAGTGGCAGCATACCCCAGCATGGAATGGGCCACCACACTTGATATCCCGTTGAAGGCCTCTGAAGAATTAGTCTccattgatttattaactGATTTACCAGATGATCCATCCGATTTACGTACGTTACTAGTGGAGGAATCTGCTTCCCGAGAACATTGGCTTACTATTGCTTGTTCGTACGTGAATCAAGGTCGAATTGATGCAGGGATTGAATTGATTAAGATGGCATTACAAGTGGATCATTTTGTCGATTCTAAAATAGATATGGGGCATTTCTATACGTTTTTGACGTGGTgtcatttgaaaaaatgtaaaTTAGTATCTAGAaccattgaagaaaaatttaaatatttgaatgagGCTGAGAATTGTTTGAAAGAAGCTATTGGGATTAATCCAACTTGGGTTTGTAATATGTTGGCTACAGTGGATTTATATTATCAGAGAGGACATTATGATAAGGCTTTGGAGACTTGCGATTTGTTCGTTAAGGGGTTACAACAAGATGTAACGAATTTAGCGACGACGAATGCCTCTCCGAATTGtatgtttttattattgagAGCTAAGTTATTGTTtaggaagaaaaattttatGGCAAGTTTGAAATTGTTTCAAGAGTTACTTGTTAATAATCCTGTTTTGAAACCTGATCCAAGAATTGGGATAGGTGCCTGCTTTTGGCAATTAAAGGATTATAAGATGGCAATTAATGCATGGGAAAGATCATTAGAATTAGATCcaacaaataaaaactCTAAAGTCTTATGTTTATTAGGTAAATTCCATAAGACATTAATCGATTCAGGGAATGATGATGAGTTTAAAGACAATTTTAAGGATGCAATGATTGATTTATCTAATATTTATCAAACTGAAAATGGGAAAGAAAATCCTGTCTTGTTGACACTTTTACAAagttattactattataaAGGTGACTACAAGAAGATCTTGAATATTTACGAAGAAAGGATAAAACCAATTAGTTCTATTGTGACAGATACAATTTTATCTGAATCCACATTATGGTGTGGAAGAGCTTACTATGCGTTGAATGATTATCGTCAAGCATTCGCCATGTTTCAAGAAagtttaaaaaaaaatgaagataatttattatccaaATTGGGATTAGGTCAAACACaaattaaaacaaatcTTTTAGAAGAAAGTGTTCTaacatttgaaaatatatataagactaatgaaaatattcaagaattgaattatatCCTAGGTTTATTATATGCGGGAAAATGTCTCGACAAAAAGGATAGCCGCAATAACCAGAAAAATGATACcgagaaaaaaaatgctTCCAATAAAGAACTATCCATTATGAATTCCAAAGCcataaaatatttagagaaatatattaaatcaaCAAATTCTAAAAGAAACCAATTAGTCATCCCAAGAGCATATTTCGTCATATCTCAATTATATGAATCAACAAATCAATATAAGCAATCATtagaatatttaataaaagCATTAGAAGAGGTTAAATTTGTTAAAAATGGTAGAATTGATGATGTCccaattgaattattaaataatttaggttcattttattatatgaatgGTGATATGATAAAGACGAAAGAATATTTCCAACTAGCCAAGGAAAAACTCACTTCTGgatcatcattatcttccTCTACTGAGAATGAATCCACTCTTATAACAGTGAATTACAATATTGCGAGAAGTTTAGAATCAGAACCAGAAAACATTACGAAAGCACAAGAACTATATGAAGATATTCTTTCGAAACATCCTAATTATATTTCAGCCAAGATAAGGAACTTATtctataaatatttaaacCACGTGGAGGACCCTAAAATGATTGAAAATGAGATGGAATCattgaatgataataatgaatccaatttggaaattcgttcattttattcatggtttttgaaaaaaaatacaactACTCAAAAGAGAGAAGAGAAGCAAACTTCGTACAATAAAGACACGTTAGTTAAATATGATTCGCATGATCTTTATGCATTGATCTCTTTAGGGAAtttgtattgtattattgGTAGGGAATGTAGGAAGAATGTTAAAGAACAAGAGAAATCTAAGCATTCTTATTTGAAATCtattcaattatttcaaaaagtTTTACAAATTGATCCTATGAATGTGTTTGCAGCTCAAGGGATTGCCATTATATTTGCTGAGAGTAAAAGATTAGGGCCTGCCTTGGAGATCTTGAGGAAAGTTAGAGATTctattgataatgaagatgttCATATTAATTTGGCTAATTGTCTCTTGGAAATGAGAGAATTCAATAAAGCCATTGAGAATtatgatttgattttgaagaagttTCCAAAgatatcaaataaatcacatattttaaatcttttagCCAAGACGTGGTATTCTAGAGGgttaaaggaaaagaaaattgagTTTTTCTTTAAGGCTTTAGTTAATACTGAAGATgcaattaaatttgaaaatgtgAAAGAAACTAAGAATGAAAGGTTTTTAtctattttgaaatttaatgTTGCCCTATTGAATTTCCAAATTGCAGAAACCTTAAGGAGATCAAATGTTAAAGAACGTagaattaaagatttacaaaaatctGTTAAAGGTTTAGATGATgctattaatattttaaaggaATTGAATGTTTCTAaagatttcaatattatacCAAAGGAGGAATTAGAGCAACGTATTCAATTAGGTGAAACTACTATGAAGAATGTTTTAGAACGTTGTTTAATGGAGCAAGAGCAATATGAAAGGGATCAAAAGAACAAACTTTTAGAGGCACgtaaattattagaagaacaagaattgaaagttaaagaacaattaagtaaagaagaggaagagaaACGtttgaaattggaaaagCAAACTGAAGAATATAAGAGATTACAAGATGAGGCGCAAAAATTGATACAAGAACGTGAAAGTTTATtagttgaagaagataacgTCAGTGATAAGGCTTTTTCaggtgatgaagatgaagctTCAAATAAGAAACCTAAGAGAAAGAGGAAAAGAGCTGCTACCGCCACTACAAATGGCGAAAGTGGGAAGAAACCCAAACAGAAGAGACAAAAGAAATCCAGGGGTGTTAtttctgatgatgaaagtgaagaagaagaagaagcaaaaCTAACTGCTGACGAAGACGAGGACGATGCCATTGTTAGCCGTCGTGGCAAGAAATCTACGTTGTCTAATGAAATGGTGGACGAAAGTGATGAAGAATCGGAtatagaagatgatgaagaagataaagacGATGGTAATGACGGTTTGTTCTAG
- the NOP8 gene encoding Nop8p (similar to Saccharomyces cerevisiae NOP8 (YOL144W); ancestral locus Anc_3.6), whose protein sequence is MTNITTTPTPVRVFVGNIFHDFDSCLNDLYKRFGTFGSCLDPHFEKHGTFAYLNMSFDPTKNDKGFEFLKRSLNNVKFKGNVLKIDMAKPNWEETWKLRHESDIKENVKKEKFNAKQDWKHYKKLENISLSLKDHQELMKGRMRKTPRKKSELRKITFRINVNGSLKVYKCYKTKLWGYERNKDLRDLVVKFVGNKWKNGFDHIVDKLDYSRSNKNFQSRVIEFKTKSNTGSISLGMENDSGDEDMSEEEKEKNNEVLSKVLQDFDFDKPMKISLDDDDVDDEDEEMRGQQNKNYDTNYNNREIREDRDVQQRHTQVETESITENEGEEEGEQEEEEEFIPTFGATTTSVEQPASVVEGTISNTKTLRNLFAPDESQSTTSFKLIEENDEDIDHERDEEMKRKQQQERDEYMATHVPVVDTPINTNELKENKNFLFFPHHDSPFLVGQTQLTKIIANSIPSEKVGEDNKDTINNGNNNNNPLYNWEDEFWGNRGVWMKEMKNRKRDALRQLRKRRNHNNDRQGNGLLI, encoded by the coding sequence ATGACCAACATCACAACTACTCCTACTCCTGTCCGTGTGTTTGTCGGGAATATATTTCatgattttgattcttgtttgaatgatttatataaaagattTGGTACATTTGGGTCCTGTCTTGATCctcattttgaaaaacatGGTACATTTGcatatttaaatatgtCATTCGATCCCACGAAGAACGATAAGGGGtttgaattcttgaaaAGGAGTTTAAATAATGTGAAATTTAAAGGTAATGTCTTAAAGATTGATATGGCTAAACCTAATTGGGAAGAAACTTGGAAATTAAGACACGAGTCAGATATCAAAGAGAACGTAAAGAAGGAGAAATTTAATGCCAAGCAAGATTGGAAACATTAtaagaaattggaaaatatttcgTTATCTTTGAAGGATCATCAAGAATTAATGAAGGGAAGAATGAGGAAAACaccaagaaagaaaagtGAATTGAGAAAGATTACATTTAGAATCAACGTTAATGGTTCATTAAAAGTTTATAAATGTTACAAGACAAAACTTTGGGGGTATGAAAGAAACAAAGATTTGAGAGATTTAGTAGTTAAATTTGTCGGGaataaatggaaaaatGGATTCGATCatattgttgataaattagattACAGTAGATCGAATAAAAATTTCCAGTCAAGagtaattgaatttaagaCGAAATCTAACACTGGATCTATATCATTGGGTATGGAAAATGATAGTGGGGACGAAGATATgtctgaagaagaaaaggaaaagaataaCGAAGTCCTATCTAAAGTCTTAcaagattttgatttcGATAAACCAATGAAGATTTCTTTggacgatgatgatgttgacgacgaagatgaagaaatgaGGGgacaacaaaataaaaattacGATACCaactataataatagaGAAATACGCGAAGATAGAGATGTACAGCAAAGACATACACAAGTTGAAACGGAAAGCATAACCGAAAAtgaaggagaagaagaaggagaacaagaagaagaggaagaattTATTCCAACTTTCGGTGCTACTACTACCTCTGTTGAACAACCTGCTTCAGTTGTGGAAGGTACAATCAGTAATACGAAGAcattaagaaatttatttGCTCCAGATGAATCACAATCCACCACATCGTTCAAGctaattgaagaaaatgatgaagacaTTGACCATGAAAgagatgaagaaatgaaaaggaaacaacaacaagaacgCGACGAATACATGGCTACACATGTCCCTGTAGTGGACACTCCAATAAATACGAATgaattaaaggaaaataagAACTTCTTATTCTTCCCACATCATGACTCTCCTTTCTTAGTTGGTCAAACTCAATTAACGAAAATTATTGCCAATTCTATCCCATCTGAGAAGGTTggtgaagataataaagacACCATTAATAATGggaacaataataataatccattATACAACTGGGAAGATGAATTTTGGGGGAATAGAGGTGTATGGATGaaggaaatgaaaaatagGAAAAGAGATGCTCTACGACAATTgaggaaaagaagaaaccaCAACAATGATAGACAAGGGAATGGGttattaatttaa
- the RIB4 gene encoding lumazine synthase RIB4 (similar to Saccharomyces cerevisiae RIB4 (YOL143C); ancestral locus Anc_3.7), whose protein sequence is MAVKGLGKIDQKYDGSRLRIGIIHARWNNVVIDALVKGAIERMLSLGVQESNIIVETVPGSFELPYGAKRLAQREEKNGTPLDAVIPIGVLIKGSTMHFEYISDSTTQAIMALQDKIDIPVIFGLLTCLTEEQALARAGIDEGKTMHNHGEDWGAAAVEMATKFGRNAF, encoded by the coding sequence ATGGCTGTCAAGGGATTAGGTAAAATTGATCAAAAATACGATGGTTCAAGATTAAGAATTGGTATCATTCACGCACGTTGGAATAACGTTGTCATTGATGCCCTTGTAAAAGGTGCCATTGAAAGAATGTTATCACTTGGTGTACAAGAATCTAATATCATTGTGGAAACCGTCCCAGGTTCATTCGAATTACCATATGGTGCTAAAAGATTGGCTCAAAGAGAGGAAAAAAACGGTACTCCCTTAGACGCTGTGATCCCAATTGGTGTCCTTATTAAAGGTAGTACTATGCATTTCGAATATATCTCTGACTCCACTACACAGGCTATCATGGCTTTGCAAGATAAGATTGATATCCCAGTTATCTTTGGGTTGTTAACTTGTTTAACAGAAGAACAAGCTTTAGCAAGAGCTGGTATCGATGAAGGTAAGACAATGCACAACCATGGGGAAGATTGGGGTGCCGCTGCCGTGGAAATGGCAACTAAGTTTGGTCGTAATGCATTTTAA